A single window of Macaca mulatta isolate MMU2019108-1 chromosome 9, T2T-MMU8v2.0, whole genome shotgun sequence DNA harbors:
- the HMX3 gene encoding homeobox protein HMX3 — protein sequence MPEPGPDAPGTASAQPPPPPPPPPAPKESPFSIKNLLNGDHHRPPPKPQPPPRTLFAPASAAAAAAAAAAAAAKGALEGATGFALSQVGDLAFPRFEIPAQRFALPAHYLERSPAWWYPYTLTPAGGHLSRPEASEKALLRDSSPASGTDRDSPEPLLKADPDHKELDSKSPDEIILEESDSEESKKEGEAAPGTAGVGVGAAAATPGAEDWKKGAESPEKKPACRKKKTRTVFSRSQVFQLESTFDMKRYLSSSERAGLAASLHLTETQVKIWFQNRRNKWKRQLAAELEAANLSHAAAQRIVRVPILYHENSAAEGAAAAAAGAPVPVSQPLLTFPHPVYYSHPVVSSVPLLRPV from the exons ATGCCGGAACCCGGGCCGGACGCTCCCGGCACCGCCAGCGCAcagcccccgccgccgccgcccccacCACCCGCTCCCAAGGAGTCCCCGTTCTCCATCAAGAACCTGCTCAACGGAGACCACCACCGGCCGCCCCCTAAGCCGCAGCCGCCCCCACGGACACTCTTCGCGCCGGCCTcggctgccgccgccgccgccgctgccgccgccgcggCGGCCAAGGGGGCCCTGGAGGGCGCCACGGGCTTCGCGCTCTCGCAGGTGGGCGACCTGGCTTTCCCCCGCTTTGAGATCCCGGCGCAGAGGTTTGCCCTGCCCGCGCACTACCTGGAGCGCTCCCCAGCCTGGTGGTACCCCTACACCCTGACCCCCGCCGGCGGCCACCTCTCGCGACCTGAAG CCTCGGAGAAGGCCCTCCTGCGAGACTCCTCCCCCGCCTCGGGCACCGACCGCGACTCTCCGGAGCCACTGCTCAAGGCCGACCCCGACCACAAGGAGCTGGACTCCAAGAGCCCGGACGAGATCATTCTGGAGGAGAGCGACTCCGAGGAAAGCAAGAAGGAAGGCGAAGCGGCGCCAGGCACGGCCGGGGTGGGCGtaggggcggcggcggcgactccgGGCGCAGAGGACTGGAAGAAGGGCGCCGAGAGTCCGGAGAAGAAGCCGGCGTGCCGCAAGAAGAAGACGCGCACTGTCTTCTCGCGCAGCCAGGTCTTCCAGCTCGAGTCCACCTTCGACATGAAGCGCTACCTGAGCAGCTCAGAGCGAGCCGGCCTGGCCGCGTCTCTGCACCTTACCGAGACGCAGGTCAAGATCTGGTTCCAGAACCGCCGCAACAAGTGGAAGCGGCAGCTGGCGGCGGAGCTGGAGGCGGCCAACCTGAGCCACGCCGCCGCGCAGCGCATCGTGCGGGTGCCCATCCTCTACCACGAGAACTCAGCGGCCGAGGGAGCGGCGGCTGCAGCCGCGGGGGCCCCGGTGCCGGTCAGCCAGCCGCTGCTCACCTTCCCACACCCCGTCTACTACTCGCACCCGGTGGTCTCTTCCGTGCCGCTGCTACGGCCAGTCTGA